GTTTTTACGAGTTTAGATATATTCCCAACACCTGTATATTTCCAGTACGGGAGAGAGTCTGGGAACATATAGATGTTTTCACTAATAAGGTGGTAGAGGTACGTTCTAATAATAACCGCTACAGCTTTTATATATTCTTTTATCGTATCCTGCTGGACAACGTTTTGGGTGCAAGAAATTACGTAGTCCTCTTCATCCACGATGTTTTGAAGGTAGATAGAGTTGCCAATACATTTCAAGATGAGGTCACCGCTAAAATAGCCGGAATCCTGGGCTGTTTTTACAAATTTCGTGTAAGGGTCTTCCACCCTGTATTCATCAAAGGTATATCCACCCATCTGCAGCTTGCCGTCCTTTGCTTCAAAGAGGTAATTTTTGTTTCCACTTGCTACATAAACCCATTGAGATGGGCGAGTCCAGAAAAGGTTTATTATGATAAAGTAGCGGATGTATCTCCTTATAATAATCCTGCCTCCTTAAGAAGTTTCAGAAATTCCTCTTCGTTCAAAATTTTGACTTTAAGTTCCAGCGCTTTCTGATACTTAGAACCTGGGTTTTTACCCACCACGACGAAGTCTGTGTTTCGAGAGACGGAGTTTGAGACCTTTCCACCGAGGGATTCAACCTTCTCCTTAGCTTCCTCTCTGGTCATGCTGTCAAGCTCACCAGTGAAGACAACAGTCTTTCCTTTGAAGGGAGATTCGGCGACAGGTTTTGTTACCTCTTCGAAGGTGATCCCTACGTCGAGAAATTTTTTAAGTATCTGTCTATTTTGTTCATTTTTAAAAAATTCGATAATACTGGATGCGGTTTCAGGTCCTATGCCCGGGATGGAGATTAGCTGTTCGTAGGTTGCATTCATCAATTTTTCCAGAGATTTAAACCTATCAGCAAGAACTTTCGCCGTGAATTCACCTACATTTGGTATTCCAAGGGCATAAAGAAAGCGAGCAAGGGTGGTTTTCTTTGCTTTGTTTATCTGATCCATTAAATTTTGGGCTGATTTATCAGCAAAACCTTCAAGGGTGAGAAGTTGAGATTTCTTAAGGTAAAATAGGTCCGCTACGTCTTTTACAAGCCCCCGATCCACCAACTGCTCTGCCACTCTCTCGCCCAAACCTTCAATGTCCATTGCCCTTCTTTGAGCGAAGTGGCGGAGGTGCGCCTTTAACTTTGCAGGGCATTGCATGCTGACGCAACGGTAATAAGCGCCTTCCCTTACCACTTTGGCACCGCATACGGGACACTTTTCAGGAGGGAGGATTTCCTTTTCTTCACCAGTTCTTGCTTCTTTGATTACCTGCACAATATCGGGTATGACATCCCCAGCACGTTGAACGACTACCTTATCACCGATTTTTACGCCAAGCCTTTGTACCTCGTCGAAATTGTGAAGAGTTGCTCTCTGAACAATAACTCCTCCTACTTCGACAGGTTCCAATATGGCAACAGGAGTGATTTGGCCAGTTCGTCCAACCTGATATACGACGTCAACAATTCTGGTTGTTCTCTGTCTTGGTTTAAATTTTCCAGCCAGGAAATATCTGGGTGTCCTCGCCGTAGTGCCGAGCTTTTCCCACAAATCCATATCGTTTACCTTTATGACGATCCCGTCCAACTCGTATTCTAAGGAATCCCTGACGTTTTCCATGTATCTGTAGTACTCAATCACTTCGTCAATGTTTTTGCAGATTTTTCTGGGTTTTGAAGCTTTGAATCCCCACTTTTCAATGGCATCAAGGGCTTCGGAGTGGGTTTTAAATTTAATTCCTTCAACAACCCCGAGTCCCCAGGCGATGAAGTCCAATTTTCTTTTTGCTGTGATGTTTGGGTCAAGCTGTCTCAAAGAACCGGCCGCTGCATTTCTCGGATTCGCAAAGGTTGGCTCTCCCTTTTTTGCTAATTCTTCGTTCAATGCTTCGAAGTCCTTCTTTTTCATTATTACCTCTCCGCGAATCTGCACCTTTTGTGGAATGGTGAATCCAGAGAGGAGCCTTAACGGTATTGATTTTATTGTTTTAGCGTTTAGTGTTACATCTTCGCCTTTAAAACCATCCCCCCTTGTAGCCGCAGAGGTATAGATGCCGCTAATGTATGTGAGTTCACAGGAAAGTCCATCAAATTTGGGCTCGACGGAATACTCTATGTTTGCCGATTGAGGAAGCCCAAGAAACCTCTTTATACGAGCGTCGAAATCCCTTATCTCATCCTCATTCCTTGCATCCTGTATAGAAAGCATTGGTAATTCATGTTCTATGGTTCCAAATTCTTCTTGAGGCGGTGCCCCGACTCTCTGGGTTGGTGAGTCGGGTGTTATGAGGTCGGGGTAAAGACTCTCAAGTTCTTGAAGTTCTCTCATTAGCTCATCGTATTCGGCATCAGATATAAGAGGGCTATTCAAAACGTAATAACGGTAGTTGTGGTAGTTTATTTGTTCTCTTAACTCTTTTATTCTCTTTTCTGCTTCTTCACGGGAAAGAGCATGCTTATTCATAACATATTGCTCCTGTTAAGCCTTTAGATAATATTAAGTTAAATATCTCATCAAATCAAGAGGGACGAGGGATAAATGGCCTGCATTAAATACAGCGAAAATATATTGCCGATTTTGATACTTTTGTTCCTTCCTGAACTATTTGCATGCTAAGCGGTGCTTTATAAATTTGGCTTTATGAGCAACTTTATTCTTCTTACCGATGATAGTTTGTGAATAGTTTTATACTACTTTGTTTTTCCTTTCACAATCGCTTAAAATTAAGAAAAAGGAGGTAAAACAAATGAGCCTTACAGAACAATTCATTAAAGAAGCAGAGAAGTATAGTGCTCATAATTACCATCCACTTCCCGTTGTACTGTCAAAAGGTGAAGGAGTCTGGGTTTGGGATGTTGAAGGTAAGAAGTATCTTGACTGCTTAAGTGCTTATTCTGCTGTTAATCAGGGCCATAGGCACCCCAAAATCATCAACGCTTTGATTGAACAGGCAAACAGAATAACTCTTACTTCCAGAGCTTTCCATAATGATAAGATGGGTGCTTTTTTGAAAAAACTCTGTGAGGTTGCTGGTTTTGATAAAGCTCTTCCTATGAATACAGGGGCAGAGGCAGTAGAGACCGCTATAAAGACTGCAAGGAAATGGGGATATTTAAAGAAGAAGGTTGAGGAAGACAAGGCTGAGATAATAGTTTGTGAAAATAATTTCCATGGCAGAACGATCACAATAATCAGCTTTTCTTCTGAACCACAGTACAGATTTGGTTTCGGGCCTTTTACACCCGGTTTCAAAATGATTCCTTTTGGTGATGCAGAGGCTCTTGAAAAGGCAATAACTCCGAATACAGTAGGTTTTCTTGTAGAACCAATTCAAGGAGAGGGTGGGGTGATTGTGCCCCCCGAAGGTTACTATAAGGCAATTAGAGAAATCACGAAAAAACACAATGTGCTTTTAATGGCTGATGAGATTCAGACGGGGTTTGGAAGAACGGGCACCCTCTTTGCAATGGATAGGGAAGGGGTTAAGCCGGATATTCTCATTGTCGGGAAAGCCCTTGGTGGTGGTGTTTATCCAGTCTCAGCAATCCTGGCGAATGAAGAGGTGATGGATGTTTTCAGACCCGGGGATCATGGTTCTACCTTTGGTGGTAACCCCCTTGCTGCGGCGGTCGCTATGGCAGCTATTGATGTGATAGTTGAAGAGAGACTTCCAGAAAGAGCGGAAGAACTGGGGAATTACTTTATGAAGAGACTTAGGGAAATCAATAGCCCTTATGTTAAGGAAGTGAGGGGTAGAGGCCTTCTTATTGGTGTGGAAATAAAGAAAGAATACGGTAGTGCAAGACCATTTTGCGAAAAGTTAATGGAGCTTGGAATTCTTGCCAAGGAGACCCATGAACAGGTGATCCGTTTCGCACCACCTCTTGTAATCACCAAAGAAGAGATCGACTGGGCCTTGGAGAGAATAGAAAAGGTATTGAAAGCGTAGATTTTTAACGCCCCCTCCTATAGGAGGGGGCGTTTTTATTTCACATTTTTTCCTGAATTTTAAAGGCTTTAAGGGTGTTGTTATAAGTTATTTCAGCTAATTCTTCATAATCTATCTTCTTAAGGTCGCTTATTTTCTTGAGCACATGTCTAAGGTAAGCCGGTTCGTTCCGACCTTTTTCCAAAGAAGGAGTTAAGTAGGGGGCATCGGTTTCAATTAAAATTTTTTCTACCGGGACAATCTTCGCAACTTTCTGCAGTGCCTCATTTTTGTATGTAATGGTACCGGAGAAAGAGATGTAGTAATTCGCTTCCTGTAATATTACTTCCGCTTCTTGAGGCCCTCCGCTGAAACAATGAAAAACAACGGATACCAAGTGGAATTCTTTTATGATCTCAAGGACCTCCTTATAGGCATCTCTTACGTGGAGAATGACAGGTTTTTTGAACTCTTCAGCGAATTGAAGAAACTGTTTGAATACTTCCCGCTGGATATCTTGTGGTGAATAGTTTTTGTAAAAATCAAGGCCAATTTCTCCAATGGCAACAACTTTAGAGCTGGATTTTATGAGCCTTTCCATCTCCCTTAATGTAGTGGTAGTGAATTTTTTTGCGTCATGGGGATGAAGTCCGCAAGAGGCATAAAAATTGTACTTCTCTGCTATTTCCAAAGCCTTTATTGAAGAAGGCAGATCGTAGCCGGGTATTAGGATCTTTTCAACACCAAAAAATTTTGCTCTTTCAATGACTTCATCTAGGTCTTTTTTGAACTGCGGATCGTTTAAGTGGCAGTGTGAGTCGAAAATTGTTCCTATTTTGCCTCCTTAGGTTGGGTTTTCTGCATTGAACAGGTGCCTTCGAATATGACCCCTTCTTCTACTACGAGAGTTTTACAAGTCAGTTCCCCCGTGAATCTCGCAGTGGACTCAAAAAGAACCTTTTCTTCAACGTGAAGCTTTCCGCGGACTGTACCCCCAATTACTGCTGATTTTGCAGAGATCTCATCACCTTCAACAACGCCGGCCTTTCCGACGATCAGGGTGCCTTGCACCTTCACGTTTCCTTTGAATTTTCCGTCTATCCTGGCGCTTCCTAAGACAGATATGTTGCCTGTTACCTCGGCTCCCTGGCCGATTATTGTGTCCATTTTTTCTTCAAAATTTTTTTCCAGTGCCATCCTAAACCTCCTATTTTCCTATCACAAAACCTTTTATTAATTCCTTTTTTTGGCCATCGGCGGTTTTTATAGACAATTTTACAAAATAGAGACCATTGGAAACCTTTTCCCCAAAAGTGTCCCTTAGGTTCCAGGAGATCCGGTTAAAGCCTTCCGGGAATTCGGTTTCTACACTTTGATAAATCTTTCGTCCTGAAATTGTGAAGATCTCAAACTTGGCATGTGCACTTTTATTTATTCTGAAGGTGAAATAAACCCTGTCTCCTTTACTTACAGGATTGGGAAATATGAGAAACTCATCGCAGAGCTCCACTGTGCTTTTTAAGTTTAGCTTAAAACTTTTCTGGCTCATGTTGTTAAGGTTATCATATGCAACAAGTTTAAACTCTTTAGTGCCTGGTTGTTCTGAGGAGAAGAGGTAATTCACTTCCCCTTTTGTGTAAGAGTTGGGGTAGAATTCAAAATAAGGTGTTAAATCGATGAAACCGTTATCTACAAAAAGCATAACACCTTTCTCCTCGGCAAAAACATTATAAAGGTTTATACCGGAACTGTCTTCGAGAATAACTTTAAGTCTAAAAGAGAGTGGGGCTTCCGTGACCTCCGAAGCTTCTCTTCCATTTATGTATACCTTTATATCAGGTCCGTTGCGGTCTTGGGTTGATATGTTGCCGAGGGAAGCAATCAGGTCTGATATGTGAAGGGTGTGGATATTTTTATCAGATGCCTTTCTCAGTATTGAAAAGCAGAAGCCAGTACCGGTATCGGCGGTTCCTGGCATAAAAAAGGATATAGAATCCTTTTCACCACCTGGCGAGAACGGTGCTCTGTATAGCACTTTGTTTTCGCCAAGGTAAGTAACGGAAACCGTGGGACTTGATGGATTGGTATAAGTTTCTTCGTAAGGCTTATGGAACAAGATTGCATAATATTCTGAATTTTGTTGTAGATTTGTCAACTCAAAGGTGTTTTTCCTCGCAATCCACAGGGTATCAGGTGCGGGTAGATTTAACGTAAAATCTGGCAGGGGTAAGTAAACAATGGTGGCAGGGTCTCCAAATAAATGGTAATAGGTCAGAGATGATGAGCTGGTTTTCGCTCTGTTAACTACTTCTCCCAGGGGATGGAGTTTCCTGTCTGAAAGAGTACTGTGAATATTACGCCCAAAGAAGTAGTTTATCGAAACGAACTGCCCGATGGTTGAGCCAATTGTACCAATGCTTTGATTGTATATGGCCATATACTCTGCAATTCCCAGGGGTGGATTCTCTCTTGTAAAGGCCCCCACCTTGCAGGAGAGAAACATAGAGATAGGGTTTTTGTAATTTGTGTTAAGTAGAGGTAAGTCCTGAAGAAGCAGTAATTGCTCATGGGTCAATTGGACGGGATTACCATGTCCAAAGAAGGTTGTGATAAAACTTCCTTCATTGAATTTTCTTATAAAATCTTTCTTAGCTTCCTTACCCCTTCTTATTCTGTCCACACTATTCCCCACGACTCCGTAAGATGTCTCATAGACGAGTTTAATTTCTAAAAAAGGGGGTGTGATCATGGTGTCTCTTCTGATATTATTGGCAAGTGGGATGTGAAATCCTATTTCATTCGGGTACCCGCTCTCTCCATACTCGTCATCTGCTATGAATATGACTTTTGTGCGCCAGTTGTTGAATACAGTGTTATTCTCATATTTGTATAGTTTATCTAAGAAAATTCCCAGTTGTTCCTTTGTTCTGAAAGGAACCCTCCCTATTAAGAGGTCGGCAAATCCGTCTCCATCAAAATCTGCGTAAAAATCGTCCTTTGCGCCCTTTTCTTCTTCAATATTGGCTGATAAGAATGGCTCGTAGGCAGGAACGAGGTTCCCATAGGTTTTATTAATGTTCTTGTAATCGTAGCAAGCGTCCCCAAAAAGCCCGACATAAATAAGGTTTCCGTTTCCTTTTTCGTATTGAAATTTTAGAAAGTTTCTTATGGCTACAGGGTCATAGATTCCAAATCCAAAGTCTCTCATTATATCTTCAACGGTGCATATTTCAACCACTCCATTGCTTCTTTCCCAGTTTCCATCAACGAATTTTAGCATATTTTTCTCGCGGTAGTTTTTGTACCTTATGAGTGATGATACAAAGGACTTTTGGGTTATTAATATATAGTTAATGTTTTCCCTCAGCCTGTATAGAGCCCCTGCTTCCGGGGTTAGTTGGATCTTAACAGGTTTTTTGATGGAAGATGCAAAGTAGTAGATTTTTCCAGGTTTTAAAGTGTCCGAGATGTAACGTCCTTTGTCGTAAGCGAAAATTCCCAGTTTCCTTGGATGATATAGGTTTGTAACATCAAAGACAGCTTGGATGTCTGACCCTATGGGTAACCTTGCAACCGTTGAATCGGTATCAGCGAAGAAGGCGGTTTCGTCACTTAAGGCTGTAACCACTTTTTTGTAGTAAAGGGTAAAGTAGTCGATATATATTCTATCTTCTACTGATGGATTTGTAGTTGAAAGCTGGCACTTCAATGTGTTTGATTCCGATATTGAATTTACTATTCCAAAAAGCTCTCTCACCACATACCCGGTGGAGAAGTCCTGCAAGGTATCCTGAAAGTTTAACACCGCTTTAAATTGGTGATATGTCCCCGTAGCACCCGCATACTGAATTCTGAAAAAGCCATTACGAGAAGCAAGGGAATGTAGGTCAAAATGGTAGTTAATTCCGAATTCTTGCGAAGAGGCTGGCCTGAAAATTTCTTCGCCAAGCCACAACAAGCCTTTCCAGGCTATGTTTACTAGGTCTTTTTCATAGTGGTAGTAAGTATAAAGTTCGTTGATTTCCTGAGATGAAGCAAGATTTTCTACCTGAAAACTTTCTCCACTTATGCCGAAGACTAACCAGACGGAGAGGGTGTCAGTATAGGGATTTTTAAAATACTTTATCTGCTTAATAATCTCTAAAGGGGTTCTTTCATTTCCCATTAAATAGTTTCTCAGCCCTTTTGGACCTGGTGAAAAAAATCTTAATTCGTCTCCACTGTTGAAAGTTCCGTCTCCATTATTGTCCAGAACTTCAAAAGGCAATTTATTAAAATGATTTATGGTGTCGGCTGGTGAAGATGGCAATGTATCTACAGATCTTATAAAGATTGCCATCTGCTGTATTGGAAAAGGATAGGGAAGTCCAGCTTTTTCAAGGTCTTCGTAAGAAACCGAATAAAAACCTTCCTCTGTTATTTTAAATTGGAACCACAGAATACCCTCATCAAAGGGATTACTTGGAAGCAATTTTTCCTTTTCAGCCATGACACCTGAGTAGTTAAGGAAATTAGGTTCAAGATAGGAATCGTACCATCCCTGTGTAAGCGTGGGAGATTTCTGAGGTTTATCAAAATGAATCACTATCTCTGCGTCTTTTATGTACTGAAAGGTTTTTGTGAATGGGTCGTAAGAGTAAGGGGTAAAATAGATATAGGCAGATGGAATCCCATTAATAATTACTGTTTCCCCTTTGTAGATAAGATTTTCTGAGGGTGTTTTGCTTCCTCTGTAAGTTGAAAATTCTATGCTTAACCCGTCATTCCTGAATTTGGGAACCGTTGGAAGGAGAAGGTTATGATAAGATTCGACCCTTAAGGGCCTTACTGAGCAGTTAAATTTTGTAATGGAATTGAGGGCAACCTTTATTTCATAGTAGGGCAAAAATGGGTCATCCGGTGATGAAGAGATGAGGAGGTCTCCTACAGGAAAGATGTATTTTTCTTCCTCTGAATTGCTGTAGGTAGCAAAAAGCTCTGGGCCTTTAAACTTTATAATTAGTTCATTGTCCAGCTTCTTTTCAATCTTGAAAAAATCTGAAATAAAGTTAAGAGTTAAAAGAATTAGAATCATCTATCGGCTTTGCCTCCTCAATAATAAGAACGGGAATGTCGTCTATTATGGGGTACTTTAATTTGCAGTTTGGGCAGATGAGGAAATCATGCTCGCGGTCATAAACCAGGTCACCTTTACATTTTGGACAACAAATAAATTCTAATAACTTTTCGGGTATCGGCATGGTTTAATTATAAAGACAAATCTGTGTAAATTTTTAAAAAGTAACAACTTACCACCAAATGCTTTAATTGATTGTGTAATACCTAAAATTTCTCTTGTGTTTTGGACGTTAAAGCGTTGATATGTTAAAAAGTTTGTAAAGTCCGCAATATCTTGTAATGGCTGTAATCAGTAGGATGAGTCCAATAATGAGAAGGATAGCTTTCAGGGGCTTACTCATCTGTACTTTTAGGACTGGTTGTAGGTGTATTAGTGCCCAACCCACAATTGCCCTAATTATTGCATCAAGGGTACCAACGTTCATTTTACTCCTCCTTTGAGTGTATTAAGTTTAAACTTGATTTTGAATCATTGCAAATCGTATATTTCAATGGTTTTCTAAGTATCTTCTTTTACTTTCGCGTTTTATCATGTAAAATTAAACACATGCGCTCTAATAAACTTAGGCTGGTTTTAGATCCAGGACACGGTGGCCAATCCACCGGTGCTGTTGGGTCTTCTGGCCTTACAGAAAAGGAACTGAATTTAAAGCTGGTTTTCCTTTTAAAAGATCTTTTAGAAAGTAAGTTCCAGGTTTTTTTGACACGGGAAGGAGATGTAGATGTCCCATTAGAAGAAAGGGTAAAATTTGCCGAAACCAAGGATGCAGACATCTTTATTTCTATTCATTTTAATGCTGATGCATTAAGAAATCCAAATTTAAATAGGACAGAGGTTTATATTCCCTTTGAAGAAAGCGGACCTTCCATGGATCTTGGAGAACTTATATGTGAGGAGTTCAGAAGTCGATTTGATATCCCTTGCGTTGGTCCCATTCCATCAAGATATACTGTACTAAAGAGCAAGGTGCCGGTTAAGTTGCTTTTGGAGTGTTCATACATCACCAATCACGAAGAGGAAATGAAGTTACTGAAGGGAAAACGGTTGGAAGAAATTTCTACCATGGTAGCGAGTGCCCTTATTAAGTTTTCCGCGTTTGGTTTTTGCGAGTATAAAGGGTTTGAGATTAGAGAAAAATTAATCTCCTTTGCTTTCAGTGAGGAAGTTTCCCGCAATCAATTGAAGGTGTTTGTTGACGGGAAGGAATTCAATTATTTTCAGGTGGTGGGGAAGGAAGTTGCTCTAATAAAGGAATATTTACCTTATGGGTTTCACCATGTGGAAATAAAGGGCAGAACTTTATCAGGTAAAGGGCTTCCTCATGTAATGGAAACCATTGAAATTGAAACGGATGTGGAATATTTTACCGCATCGATCTTGCCCTATGCTGGTTACCAGCTAATCAAAATTAGAGGATTTGATAAGCATCTTAATCCCATACCCGAAGGGGTACGTCTTAGTATTGAGAAAATTGAGGCCAGTGTTAGAGCAATAAGAAGGGGAATTTACAAACCCGGTGAATTGGAAACGATTATAGAGGCCAAACGGGAAATTTCGGACGAGACCGGGTCTTTTTACATCTTGCTAAAAGGCGTAAAGGACGAGATAAAGCTCAACTTTTCCATAGGTAATTTGGACGGCAGGTTGTCCGTGGAAAATGTCCCGAAGAGAAAAACCAACATTACTGGCTTTGTTTATGATGAGAATACGAAAAAGCCTCTGAAAAATGTGCTGATCCAGGGTGAAGATTTTGTTGCTTTTAGTGATGAATTTGGAATTTTTGAACTGGAAAGAAGCCGTGAAGAGGAAAAGGAAAAGGTTATATTTTTAAAGGAAGGTTATTATGCTTTTGAGACAGAGCTTTCCACTGAATTCGTAGATAAGATTTATTTGAAACCCCTTTACAATGGCGTTTTGCATGGTAAGAAGATATTGATTGATATTGATAACAGAGATTTTTCGGATTATTCTGCAGTAAGAAGAAGCTGGAAAATAGCGGAAATTCTGGGGGTGCTGGTTAAAAGTGCGGGTGGTATCCCAGTATTAACAAGGGATTATCCATGGCAGGAGATTGATGACTACTCAAAGGTGAAGAAGGCAGTGAAGGAATGTGTTGATGCTTCTGTGCAGATTAGCAACTCGAGATTACACGTAAAAGATGATTTATACGTGTTTTTCTACGAGAGAGACGAAAATTCAAGAAAGTTTGCTGAAGCTGTTTATGGAATTAGACTTTATAAAGACGATCCACCGTCTTTAATTATGCCTTATGGTAACTATTTTGTGATTCAACTTTCTGGACCAAGGATTGTTATCAATTCCAAGGGTATATTTGGAAAAGAGTGGCTTGCTGAAAGTGAAGTTGCTAAGTTTATAGCGCTTAAAGTATTTGTTGGTTTACTTTCGTATTTTGGATACACTGGAGTGTATTATAGAGAGTATAATGTAGAGCCGGAGCTTCTTTCCAGAACTGAAATCTTTTCGGAAGATTTCCCTGTTGGAATTGTCTCGGGGAATCAGGTCAGGCTTCTGTTTTCAAGACCCGATTCAAAAATTGTCATCTTCTCGAAAAATGGGAAAAAAATATTAATTAGTAAACCTTTGGAGGGGAAATGCATAACCTTGCCCGATGGAAATTGAGAAGCGTGAAACCTTATATTCCCGGCAAGCCCATTGAGGAACTTGCACGGGAACTTGGAATTGCCGGAGAGATAATCAAACTGGCATCTAATGAGAATCCCCTGGGACCATCACCGAAGGCTATTGAAGCCATTTCTAAGAAGCTTAGTGAACTTAATCTTTATCCTGATGACGCTGCCTATAATCTGGTTAAAAAGCTTTCGGAATTGAATAGCCTCACGATCGATGAGGTAATCCTGGGTAATGGTTCTGTCGAAATAATGCTTATGATAGGCCTTGCTTTCGTAAATCCTGGAGAGAGCATTGTTACTTCAGAAAAGTCCTTCATCATGTATAAAATAATTGGTGAGTTAATTGGTGCTAATGTCATAGAAACACCCATGCTGAATGGTAAGATTAACCTTGAGGCAATTTTGAAAGCGATAAGGGAGGACACTAAGGTTGTTTTTATTGCTAATCCTAATAATCCCACAGGTACCTATTGCGAGAAGAGGGAAGTTGAGGACTTCATGAAGCACGTGCCCGAGGATGTAATTGTTGTATGGGATGAGGCCTATTATGAGTACATAAAGGGAGACAAATTTAAAGAGACAATAGAGTATGTGAAAAACGGTAAAAATGTGATTATTTTGCGCACTTTTTCAAAGATTTATGGGCTTGCGGGACTTAGACTGGGGTATGCCTTTGCGAAAAAGGACATTATTGATGCTTTAAGGAGAACGCGATTGCCTTTTAATGTTAACACGCTGTCTCAAATAGCTGCTTATCATGCATTGGATGATAGCGAGCACGTTGAAAGATCATTAACGGTTAATAAAAGGGGCCTGGAGTATCTTTACAAGGAGTTAAGTGCGCTTAATTTAAAATACTACGAATCGGCTTGCAACTTTATCCTTGTGGATTTTGGGGTGGATTCTGATACTCCTTATAATTACCTGCTAAAGAGGGGGATTATAGTAAGACCTGTTAAGAACTATGGGTTACCTACCTCCCTTAGAATAACGGTGGGGACACAGGAGCAAAATGAAAAGCTGATAAGGGCTTTAAGAGAATTTTTCGGATATGGGAATAGCTGAATCCCGAAGAGTGGCAAGGGAATTGGCCCTGTTAACTGTTTATTGTTTGAAGATCAAAGAAAAGTTGAGGGCAAAGGATTGTGAACAGGATGTGTTATCTCTTCTTGATGAAGAAGATTTGCAAATTTCCAAAGTGGATGAGGAGGCGAGAAACTTTTATGAGAGGCTTATTGAGGCATATGAACAACATAAAAACAAAGCGCTGGAACTGATAGGTCAGCACCTTGAAAGGTGGGAAATAGAGAGGATGAACCCCTTAGATTTGTCGATTTTGGAACTTGGTGTATGTGAACTTCTTGGAATTGACGATGTCACATACAGGGTTACTATTTCTGAAGCGGTGAATCTTGCAAAAAAGTTCTCTTCTAATAGGGCGCCTCTTCTCGTTAACGCGGTAATGGATTCAGTTGCCAAAACTTTGGGGGTTTCACACTGAGATACCTGGTTATATCTGATATTCATTCTAACCTGCCCGCCCTCAAGGCGGTTCTTGCCAAGGCCAGAAGAATTGGCTATGACAAAATAATCTGTCTTGGTGATTTCGTTGGCTATTATACAAGGCCCAATCAAGTTGTAGAGCTTATTAAAAATGACCTTGCTATTGCAGTCATGGGAAATCATGACTATGGACTTTTGCATCCTCAATCAATTACCCTCAATTTTAACGAGCTTGCAAGGGAAGCACT
The sequence above is a segment of the bacterium genome. Coding sequences within it:
- the hisC gene encoding histidinol-phosphate transaminase, which encodes MHNLARWKLRSVKPYIPGKPIEELARELGIAGEIIKLASNENPLGPSPKAIEAISKKLSELNLYPDDAAYNLVKKLSELNSLTIDEVILGNGSVEIMLMIGLAFVNPGESIVTSEKSFIMYKIIGELIGANVIETPMLNGKINLEAILKAIREDTKVVFIANPNNPTGTYCEKREVEDFMKHVPEDVIVVWDEAYYEYIKGDKFKETIEYVKNGKNVIILRTFSKIYGLAGLRLGYAFAKKDIIDALRRTRLPFNVNTLSQIAAYHALDDSEHVERSLTVNKRGLEYLYKELSALNLKYYESACNFILVDFGVDSDTPYNYLLKRGIIVRPVKNYGLPTSLRITVGTQEQNEKLIRALREFFGYGNS
- the nusB gene encoding transcription antitermination factor NusB, translating into MGIAESRRVARELALLTVYCLKIKEKLRAKDCEQDVLSLLDEEDLQISKVDEEARNFYERLIEAYEQHKNKALELIGQHLERWEIERMNPLDLSILELGVCELLGIDDVTYRVTISEAVNLAKKFSSNRAPLLVNAVMDSVAKTLGVSH